The following are encoded in a window of Corvus moneduloides isolate bCorMon1 chromosome 26, bCorMon1.pri, whole genome shotgun sequence genomic DNA:
- the IGF2BP1 gene encoding insulin-like growth factor 2 mRNA-binding protein 1 isoform X2, which translates to MNKLYIGNLPEGVTAAELEKVFTEHQISFSGQFLVKSGYAFVDCPDEQWAMKAIETFSGKVELHGKQLEIEHSVPKKQRSRKIQIRNIPPQLRWEVLDGLLAQYGTVENCEQVNTDSETAVVNVTYANREQTRQAEEVPLKILAHNNFVGRLIGKEGRNLKKVEQDTETKITISSLQDLTLYNPERTITVKGSPESCCRAEQEIMKKVREAYENDVAAMSLQSHLIPGLNLAAVGLFPASSTAVPPPPSSVSGAAPYSSFMPPEQETVHVFIPAQAVGAIIGKKGQHIKQLSRFASASIKIAPPETPDSKVRMVVITGPPEAQFKAQGRIYGKLKEENFFGPKEEVKLETHIRVPASAAGRVIGKGGKTVNELQNLTAAEVVVPREQTPDENEQVIVKIIGHFYASQMAQRKIRDILAQVKQQHQKGQSSQSQSRRK; encoded by the exons ATGAACAAGCTCTACATCGGGAACCTGCCCGAGGGCGTCACCGCGGCCGAGCTGGAGAAAGTCTTCACCGAGCACCAGATCTCCTTCAGCGGCCAGTTCCTCGTCAAGTCCGGCTATGCCTTTGTGGACTGCCCCGACGAGCAGTGGGCCATGAAAGCCATCGAAACTTTCTCGG gAAAAGTGGAGCTTCACGGGAAGCAGCTCGAGATCGAACACTCGGTCCCCAAAAAGCAAAG GAGCCGGAAAATCCAGATCCGGAACATCCCGCCGCAGCTGCGATGGGAG GTTTTGGATGGGTTGCTGGCGCAGTATGGCACCGTGGAAAACTGCGAGCAAG TGAACACGGACAGTGAGACCGCCGTGGTCAACGTCACCTACGCCAACCGGGAGCAGACCCGGCA gGCTGAGGAGGTGCCGCTGAAAATCCTGGCCCACAACAACTTTGTGGGGCGCCTGATCGGCAAAGAGGGCCGGAACCTCAAGAAGGTGGAGCAGGACACGGAGACCAAAATCACCATCTCCTC GCTGCAGGACCTGACCCTGTACAACCCCGAGAGGACGATCACGGTGAAGGGCTCCCCCGAGAGCTGCTGCCGCGCCGAGCAGGAGATCATGAAGAAAGTGCGGGAGGCCTACGAGAACGACGTGGCCGCCATGAGC ttACAATCCCACCTCATTCCCGGCCTGAACCTGGCCGCCGTCGGGCTCTTCCCGGCCTCCTCCACGGCGGTGCCGCCGCCCCCGAGCAGCGTCTCCGGGGCCGCTCCCTACAGCTCCTTCATG CCCCCGGAGCAGGAGACCGTGCACGTTTTCATCCCGGCGCAGGCGGTCGGGGCCATTATCGGCAAGAAGGGCCAGCACATCAAGCAGCTCTCGCGCTTTGCCAGCGCCTCCATCAAG ATCGCGCCTCCGGAGACGCCGGACTCCAAAGTGCGCATGGTGGTGATCACCGGCCCGCCCGAGGCGCAGTTCAAG GCCCAGGGCAGGATTTATGGGAAGCTGAAGGAGGAGAACTTCTTCGGGCCGAAGGAGGAGGTGAAGCTGGAGACGCACATCCGCGTGCCGGCCTCGGCCGCCGGCCGGGTCATCGGCAAGGGCGGCAAGACC GTGAACGAGCTGCAGAACCTGACGGCGGCCGAGGTGGTGGTGCCGCGGGAGCAGACCCCGGACGAGAACGAGCAGGTCATCGTCAAGATCATCGGGCACTTCTACGCCAGCCAG ATGGCTCAGCGCAAGATCCGGGACATCCTGGCGCAGgtgaagcagcagcaccagaagggccagagcagccagagccaaTCCCGGAGGAAATAG
- the IGF2BP1 gene encoding insulin-like growth factor 2 mRNA-binding protein 1 isoform X1: MNKLYIGNLPEGVTAAELEKVFTEHQISFSGQFLVKSGYAFVDCPDEQWAMKAIETFSGKVELHGKQLEIEHSVPKKQRSRKIQIRNIPPQLRWEVLDGLLAQYGTVENCEQVNTDSETAVVNVTYANREQTRQAITKLNGHQLENHALKVSYIPDEQPGPENGRRAFGARGAARPGSPTPAGAPPKQPPLDVPLRLLVPTQFVGAIIGKEGATIRNITKQTQSKIDVHRKENAGAAEKAISIHSTPEGCSAACRMILDIMQKEAKDTKTAEEVPLKILAHNNFVGRLIGKEGRNLKKVEQDTETKITISSLQDLTLYNPERTITVKGSPESCCRAEQEIMKKVREAYENDVAAMSLQSHLIPGLNLAAVGLFPASSTAVPPPPSSVSGAAPYSSFMPPEQETVHVFIPAQAVGAIIGKKGQHIKQLSRFASASIKIAPPETPDSKVRMVVITGPPEAQFKAQGRIYGKLKEENFFGPKEEVKLETHIRVPASAAGRVIGKGGKTVNELQNLTAAEVVVPREQTPDENEQVIVKIIGHFYASQMAQRKIRDILAQVKQQHQKGQSSQSQSRRK; encoded by the exons ATGAACAAGCTCTACATCGGGAACCTGCCCGAGGGCGTCACCGCGGCCGAGCTGGAGAAAGTCTTCACCGAGCACCAGATCTCCTTCAGCGGCCAGTTCCTCGTCAAGTCCGGCTATGCCTTTGTGGACTGCCCCGACGAGCAGTGGGCCATGAAAGCCATCGAAACTTTCTCGG gAAAAGTGGAGCTTCACGGGAAGCAGCTCGAGATCGAACACTCGGTCCCCAAAAAGCAAAG GAGCCGGAAAATCCAGATCCGGAACATCCCGCCGCAGCTGCGATGGGAG GTTTTGGATGGGTTGCTGGCGCAGTATGGCACCGTGGAAAACTGCGAGCAAG TGAACACGGACAGTGAGACCGCCGTGGTCAACGTCACCTACGCCAACCGGGAGCAGACCCGGCA AGCCATCACGAAGCTGAACGGGCACCAGCTGGAGAACCACGCGCTGAAGGTCTCCTACATCCCGGACGAGCAGCCGGGGCCGGAGAACGGCCGCAGGGCCTTCGGGGCCCGGGGCGCGGCCAGGCCCGGCTCCCCCACGCCCGCGGGGGCTCCCCCCAAGCAGCCCCCCCTGGACGTGCCCCTGCGGCTGCTGGTGCCCACCCAGTTCGTGGGGGCCATCATCGGCAAGGAGGGGGCCACCATCCGCAACATCACCAAGCAGACCCAGTCCAA GATCGACGTGCACCGGAAGGAGAACGCGGGAGCGGCAGAAAAAGCCATCAGCATCCACTCCACGCCCGAGGGCTGCTCAGCCGCCTGCAGGATGATCCTGGACATCATGCAGAAGGAGGCCAAGGACACCAAGAC gGCTGAGGAGGTGCCGCTGAAAATCCTGGCCCACAACAACTTTGTGGGGCGCCTGATCGGCAAAGAGGGCCGGAACCTCAAGAAGGTGGAGCAGGACACGGAGACCAAAATCACCATCTCCTC GCTGCAGGACCTGACCCTGTACAACCCCGAGAGGACGATCACGGTGAAGGGCTCCCCCGAGAGCTGCTGCCGCGCCGAGCAGGAGATCATGAAGAAAGTGCGGGAGGCCTACGAGAACGACGTGGCCGCCATGAGC ttACAATCCCACCTCATTCCCGGCCTGAACCTGGCCGCCGTCGGGCTCTTCCCGGCCTCCTCCACGGCGGTGCCGCCGCCCCCGAGCAGCGTCTCCGGGGCCGCTCCCTACAGCTCCTTCATG CCCCCGGAGCAGGAGACCGTGCACGTTTTCATCCCGGCGCAGGCGGTCGGGGCCATTATCGGCAAGAAGGGCCAGCACATCAAGCAGCTCTCGCGCTTTGCCAGCGCCTCCATCAAG ATCGCGCCTCCGGAGACGCCGGACTCCAAAGTGCGCATGGTGGTGATCACCGGCCCGCCCGAGGCGCAGTTCAAG GCCCAGGGCAGGATTTATGGGAAGCTGAAGGAGGAGAACTTCTTCGGGCCGAAGGAGGAGGTGAAGCTGGAGACGCACATCCGCGTGCCGGCCTCGGCCGCCGGCCGGGTCATCGGCAAGGGCGGCAAGACC GTGAACGAGCTGCAGAACCTGACGGCGGCCGAGGTGGTGGTGCCGCGGGAGCAGACCCCGGACGAGAACGAGCAGGTCATCGTCAAGATCATCGGGCACTTCTACGCCAGCCAG ATGGCTCAGCGCAAGATCCGGGACATCCTGGCGCAGgtgaagcagcagcaccagaagggccagagcagccagagccaaTCCCGGAGGAAATAG